CAGCGGTCGGCCGCCGTCGCCCGCCGCGGCGAGAAGATTCGGCGGTCGCCTTCCTGGAACACGTCCTCCAGCTTCGGCGCGAGCCGGTAGGCGGCCACCCCGCCCTGCTTTACGCTCTCCAGCACGCCCCGGCGCTTCAGCCGCGAGACGGAGGACCGCACGCCGGAGGACTCGACGCCGAGGTCATCCAGCATGGAAATCAGCACCGAAACCGGGAGGATCCCGCCGTTGGCACGCCCGTACAGCCCGTAGATGGTCACGATCAGTTGCTGGTGCCGTGGCGTCTGGCGGGGCGCGGCAGCCCCGGGGGCCGCATCCCCGGCCGCGGAGAACAGTTCCGGCGCGGATTCTTCTACCACCGGCAGCCTTCCCTGGAGAGAACAGTCATGGCTCTAGGCTATAGACCTCCGCCGCTGCCGGGGCCAGGACGCACCAAACGACCGGCTGCGCCGCGCCCGGCGCCGGTCCGGGCCCGGCTACTGTTTCCCCATGAACAATCGTTTGGGCTGGCACCAACTGCCCGGCCGGGTCCGCTCCGCGGTCGAGGCCATCCTCGGCAGTCCGGTGGTGTCGGCCGACTCGCAGAGCGGCGGCTACTCCCCCGGCAGCGCCGACCGGGTGCTGACCAAAGCCGGTGGCCGCTTCTTCGTCAAGGCGGTCGGCAGCGAGCCCAATCCGGATTCGCCGGGGCTCCACCGTCGGGAGGCCCGGGTGATGGAACTGCTTCCCGCCCACCTTCCGGTGCCGAAGCTGGCGGGGGTGTACGACGACGGCGACTGGGTCGCCGTCGTCCTGGCCGATGTCGAGGGCCGGCATCCCCGGCTCTCGGGTTCCGAGCTCCACCGCGTGCTCGACGCGGTGGACCTGCTCGCCGCGGCCGCCGACGCGCTGCGGGGTGACCAGC
The nucleotide sequence above comes from Arthrobacter sp. KBS0702. Encoded proteins:
- a CDS encoding phosphotransferase, giving the protein MNNRLGWHQLPGRVRSAVEAILGSPVVSADSQSGGYSPGSADRVLTKAGGRFFVKAVGSEPNPDSPGLHRREARVMELLPAHLPVPKLAGVYDDGDWVAVVLADVEGRHPRLSGSELHRVLDAVDLLAAAADALRGDQLVHVDLRADNILLTGDGGAILVDWPWAARGASWFDALTVLVDARVGDPGGDTEAALRQHRAFAGAPDEHIDAAQGAPRRTAGTRRRCSGKSPGWGKVSFVVPQERPRILDHPAAAVAQW